A window from Mycolicibacterium tokaiense encodes these proteins:
- a CDS encoding endolytic transglycosylase MltG, which translates to MADDWDDRAQPVAVGPPRRGMTRAARIRAERARRRRRTVAALSVAMLIAVVIGTVFLGSRLWHSMFGAPSDYTGDGVSDVVIQVHPGDSATAIGQTLLDAGVVATLDGFVTAASNNSAMAAIQPGFYKVRTEIPAGSAVDRLIDPANRVGNFTIPEGRQLDDMTDVRTGAVTPGVLSLIAQATCTDLDGQQSCVSVDDLRNAASGDNLEALQVPQWAIEPATAMGGDHRRLEGLIAAGTWDVDPSAPPEQILASLISASSARYEASGLLDTAAAMNISPYDVLVVGSLVQRESLPQDFPKVARVIYNRLAENRKLEFDSTVNYSLDRQEIATTDADRARVTPWNTYASFGLPATPISSPSEAALAAAERPEPGDWLFFVTIDMQGTTLFTREYEQHLANIQVAQRNGVLDSAR; encoded by the coding sequence GCGCACAGCCGGTGGCGGTGGGCCCGCCCCGGCGCGGCATGACGCGGGCGGCGCGGATCAGGGCCGAACGGGCCCGCCGCCGGCGCCGCACCGTGGCCGCACTGTCCGTGGCCATGCTGATCGCCGTCGTCATCGGCACCGTGTTCCTGGGCTCCCGGTTGTGGCATTCGATGTTCGGAGCTCCCTCGGACTACACCGGCGACGGCGTCTCCGACGTGGTGATCCAGGTGCATCCGGGGGATTCGGCCACTGCGATCGGGCAGACCCTGCTCGACGCCGGCGTGGTCGCCACGCTGGACGGGTTCGTCACTGCAGCGAGCAACAACTCGGCCATGGCCGCCATCCAGCCCGGCTTCTACAAGGTGCGCACCGAGATCCCGGCCGGCTCCGCGGTGGACCGCCTGATCGATCCGGCCAACCGCGTCGGCAATTTCACCATCCCCGAAGGCCGTCAACTCGACGACATGACCGACGTGCGCACCGGGGCCGTCACTCCGGGGGTGCTGTCGCTGATCGCTCAGGCCACCTGCACCGACCTGGACGGGCAGCAGTCCTGCGTGTCGGTGGACGACCTGCGCAACGCGGCGTCGGGGGACAACCTCGAGGCTCTGCAGGTGCCGCAGTGGGCCATCGAACCGGCCACCGCTATGGGCGGGGATCACCGACGGCTGGAAGGGCTGATCGCGGCGGGCACCTGGGACGTCGATCCATCGGCGCCGCCGGAGCAGATCCTGGCCTCGCTGATCTCGGCCAGCTCCGCCCGCTACGAGGCATCCGGGCTGCTGGACACCGCCGCGGCGATGAACATCTCGCCCTACGACGTGCTGGTGGTGGGGTCGCTGGTGCAGCGGGAGTCGCTGCCGCAGGACTTCCCAAAAGTGGCCCGGGTGATCTACAACCGGCTCGCCGAGAACCGGAAGCTGGAGTTCGACTCCACGGTGAACTACTCGCTGGACCGCCAGGAGATCGCCACCACCGACGCGGACCGGGCCCGCGTGACACCGTGGAACACCTACGCGTCCTTCGGCTTGCCCGCCACCCCCATCTCCTCGCCCAGTGAGGCCGCCCTGGCCGCGGCCGAACGTCCCGAGCCGGGGGACTGGCTGTTCTTCGTGACCATCGACATGCAGGGCACCACTCTGTTCACCCGTGAGTACGAGCAGCACCTGGCCAACATCCAGGTGGCGCAGCGCAACGGCGTCCTCGACAGTGCCCGGTGA
- a CDS encoding shikimate dehydrogenase — protein MPGDRKAAVLGKPIAHSRSPQLHLAAYRALGLTGWTYDRIECTAEQLPALVDSLGPEWVGLSVTMPGKFAALAYASERTERAELVGSANTLLRTESGWRADNTDVDGVAGALGGPLTGSALVLGAGGTAPAALVGLATLGIDHVVVAARNQDKAARLLALAGALGVGAECTTLEPETLARRAAAAAVLVSTVPADAAAPLAGVLAGAPVLLDAIYDPWPTPLAVAVGAAGGRVVSGLQMLLHQAYAQVEQFTGRPAPRTQMAAALT, from the coding sequence GTGCCCGGTGACCGCAAGGCCGCGGTGCTGGGCAAGCCGATCGCGCACTCCCGCTCGCCTCAGCTGCACCTGGCGGCCTACCGCGCGTTGGGCCTGACCGGCTGGACCTACGACCGCATCGAGTGCACCGCCGAGCAGCTACCGGCCCTGGTGGATTCACTGGGCCCGGAATGGGTGGGGCTGTCGGTGACGATGCCGGGCAAGTTCGCGGCCCTGGCCTACGCCTCGGAACGCACCGAACGGGCGGAGTTGGTGGGCTCGGCGAACACCCTGCTGCGCACGGAGTCCGGTTGGCGTGCCGACAACACCGATGTCGACGGGGTGGCCGGGGCGTTGGGCGGACCGCTCACCGGATCGGCCCTGGTGCTCGGTGCCGGCGGCACCGCGCCCGCGGCGCTGGTGGGGCTGGCGACGCTGGGGATCGACCACGTGGTGGTGGCGGCGCGCAACCAGGACAAGGCCGCCCGGCTGCTGGCGCTGGCCGGGGCCCTGGGTGTGGGCGCGGAGTGCACGACGCTGGAGCCCGAGACGCTGGCGCGGCGCGCCGCGGCAGCCGCGGTGCTGGTCAGCACGGTGCCCGCCGACGCGGCGGCGCCGTTGGCCGGTGTGCTCGCGGGCGCGCCCGTGCTGCTGGACGCCATCTACGACCCGTGGCCGACCCCGCTGGCCGTGGCGGTGGGCGCCGCGGGCGGGCGAGTGGTCAGCGGGCTGCAGATGTTGCTGCACCAGGCCTATGCCCAGGTCGAACAATTCACAGGCCGCCCCGCTCCGCGCACACAGATGGCGGCCGCCCTAACTTAA
- a CDS encoding prepilin peptidase, with product MVVLAVWLGVLSVCDLRWRRLPNLLTLPGFAVILVIAGLDGRGAAAALGAAVLAAVYLAGFLLGGFGAGDVKLALGLGAATGAAGIEAWVPAALLAPVLTLLLALLMRSRVVPHGPSMCLATAVVLAIPA from the coding sequence ATGGTGGTGCTTGCGGTCTGGCTCGGGGTGCTGAGCGTCTGCGATCTGCGTTGGCGGCGGCTGCCGAACCTGTTGACGCTGCCGGGGTTCGCGGTGATCCTGGTGATCGCCGGGCTCGATGGTCGTGGTGCAGCCGCCGCGTTGGGGGCGGCGGTGCTGGCCGCGGTGTACCTCGCCGGGTTTCTGCTCGGCGGGTTCGGCGCCGGCGACGTGAAGCTGGCGCTGGGACTGGGTGCGGCCACCGGAGCGGCGGGTATCGAGGCGTGGGTGCCGGCGGCGCTCCTGGCTCCGGTGTTGACCTTGCTGCTGGCGCTGCTGATGCGCTCGCGGGTGGTGCCGCACGGGCCGTCGATGTGCCTGGCGACGGCCGTGGTGCTGGCGATCCCGGCGTGA